A stretch of the uncultured Trichococcus sp. genome encodes the following:
- a CDS encoding galactokinase yields MELTGLKQKFEELFGKGDYTAFFAPGRINLIGEHTDYNGGNVFPCAITLGTYAIAAKNDLKQVRLYSENFPEAGVISFDLADLDHKKADSWANYPKGMLRYLKEAGHAIPEGMDMVIFGNIPNGSGLSSSASLELLMGVVLDNLFDLNVDRLDLIKTGKRVENEFIGVNSGIMDQFAVGMGEENKAILLDCNTLEYELVPVELGNHAIVIMNTKKRRELVDSKYNERRSECEEALAKLQNVVSVGSLGELDEETFENAKAVLESDVLYRRARHAVTENQRTLKAKAALQAGELEAFGQLMNQSHISLRDDYEVTGIELDTLVQAAWDQPGVLGARMTGAGFGGCAIAIVEKEAIPAFIENVGKTYEAAIGYPAEFYIAEISDGAKRL; encoded by the coding sequence ATGGAATTGACAGGGTTGAAGCAAAAATTTGAGGAATTATTCGGCAAAGGGGATTACACAGCGTTTTTCGCACCAGGACGGATCAATCTGATCGGTGAGCATACGGATTACAATGGCGGGAATGTCTTTCCTTGCGCAATCACACTGGGAACTTACGCGATTGCGGCAAAAAATGATCTGAAGCAGGTCCGTCTTTACTCAGAAAATTTCCCGGAAGCCGGCGTCATCAGCTTCGACTTGGCCGATCTTGATCACAAAAAAGCTGACAGCTGGGCAAACTACCCGAAAGGCATGCTGCGCTACCTGAAGGAAGCCGGTCACGCCATCCCGGAAGGCATGGATATGGTCATTTTCGGAAATATTCCGAACGGATCGGGTCTGTCCTCATCCGCATCCCTTGAACTGCTGATGGGTGTCGTTTTAGATAATCTGTTCGATTTGAACGTGGATCGTTTAGACCTCATCAAAACTGGTAAACGCGTGGAGAACGAGTTCATCGGCGTGAACAGCGGTATCATGGATCAGTTCGCTGTCGGCATGGGCGAGGAAAACAAAGCGATTTTGCTGGACTGCAATACGCTGGAATATGAATTGGTACCTGTAGAATTGGGCAATCACGCAATCGTCATCATGAATACGAAAAAACGTCGCGAATTGGTCGACTCCAAGTACAACGAACGCCGCAGCGAATGCGAAGAAGCCTTGGCGAAACTGCAGAATGTCGTATCGGTCGGCAGCCTAGGCGAACTCGATGAAGAAACGTTCGAAAATGCGAAAGCAGTTCTGGAGAGCGATGTCTTGTACCGCCGTGCGCGCCATGCCGTAACCGAGAACCAACGCACCTTGAAAGCCAAAGCGGCTTTGCAGGCGGGCGAATTGGAAGCATTCGGCCAATTGATGAACCAGTCGCATATTTCTTTACGGGACGATTATGAAGTGACCGGCATCGAATTGGACACCCTGGTTCAAGCCGCATGGGATCAACCGGGTGTCTTGGGTGCGCGTATGACCGGAGCGGGATTCGGCGGCTGCGCGATCGCCATCGTCGAAAAAGAGGC